One part of the Deltaproteobacteria bacterium genome encodes these proteins:
- a CDS encoding SLC13 family permease, which yields MLEPRIASDSESPPTETLSAAEQRVDRLRRSAGLFAGPLLFAALLLFPLPLPDPAAGRLAAVLGLVLVWWMTEAVPIPVTSLLGPALAVVLGIGSAAETFAPFGDPIVFLFLGSFLLAEAMAASGLDRRIALAVLARPAVAASPTRILVAFGVLTAGISGWLNNTATTAIVFPIALSVLAALARAKGPGTDPRRLRWGTALMLTVGYAASIGGMATPVGTAPNMITLGQLEALAGVRIPFFHFLVVGTPVALVMLALLLGWLRFALPPDVPPPARTALLEGDASRAGPLSRRERNVLAVFALTVAAWVAPGLLAVVLGPEAPLVARLDALLPEPVVAVLGAGLLFVLPVDWAARRFTLEWHEAARIDWGTLLLFGGGLALGGAMFRTGLAEALGAGLVAWTGSHSLPALTFLFAWVALLLTETTSNTATATMLAPLVIASAQAAGVSPVPPALAVALMSSMGFMLPVSTPPNAIVYGSGCIPILAMARNGLVLDLASALLVPAMVLASCRLLGFD from the coding sequence GTGCTCGAGCCCCGGATCGCCTCCGACTCCGAGTCGCCGCCGACCGAGACGCTCTCGGCGGCCGAGCAGCGGGTCGACCGCCTGCGCCGCTCGGCGGGGCTCTTCGCGGGCCCGCTGCTCTTCGCGGCGCTGCTGCTCTTCCCGCTGCCGCTGCCGGATCCGGCGGCCGGGCGGCTCGCCGCCGTGCTCGGCCTCGTGCTCGTCTGGTGGATGACCGAGGCGGTGCCGATCCCGGTCACCTCGCTGCTCGGGCCCGCGCTCGCGGTCGTGCTCGGGATCGGGAGCGCCGCCGAGACCTTCGCGCCCTTCGGCGACCCGATCGTGTTCCTCTTCCTCGGCAGCTTCCTGCTCGCCGAGGCGATGGCCGCGAGCGGCCTCGACCGCCGGATCGCGCTCGCCGTGCTCGCGCGCCCCGCCGTCGCCGCCTCGCCGACGCGCATCCTGGTCGCCTTCGGCGTGCTCACCGCGGGCATCTCGGGCTGGCTCAACAACACGGCCACGACGGCGATCGTGTTCCCGATCGCGCTCTCGGTGCTCGCCGCCCTGGCCCGCGCGAAGGGCCCCGGCACCGATCCGCGCCGGCTGCGCTGGGGCACCGCGCTGATGCTGACCGTCGGCTATGCCGCGTCGATCGGGGGCATGGCGACCCCCGTCGGAACGGCCCCCAACATGATCACGCTGGGCCAGCTCGAGGCGCTCGCGGGCGTGCGCATCCCGTTCTTCCACTTCCTGGTGGTCGGGACGCCGGTGGCGCTCGTGATGCTGGCCCTGCTCCTCGGCTGGCTGCGCTTCGCGCTGCCGCCCGACGTCCCGCCGCCCGCCCGCACCGCCCTCCTGGAAGGGGACGCCTCCCGGGCCGGCCCGCTCTCGCGCCGCGAGCGCAACGTGCTCGCGGTCTTCGCGCTCACGGTCGCGGCCTGGGTCGCGCCGGGGCTGCTCGCGGTCGTGCTCGGGCCCGAGGCGCCGCTCGTCGCGCGGCTCGACGCGCTCCTGCCCGAGCCCGTCGTGGCGGTGCTCGGCGCGGGGCTCCTCTTCGTGCTGCCGGTGGACTGGGCGGCCCGGCGCTTCACGCTCGAGTGGCACGAGGCGGCCCGCATCGACTGGGGCACGCTGCTCCTCTTCGGCGGCGGGCTCGCGCTCGGCGGTGCGATGTTCCGGACGGGGCTCGCGGAGGCCCTCGGCGCGGGACTCGTGGCGTGGACGGGCAGCCACTCGCTGCCGGCGCTCACCTTCCTCTTCGCGTGGGTGGCGCTGCTCCTGACCGAGACCACGTCGAACACCGCGACCGCGACCATGCTCGCCCCGCTCGTGATCGCCTCGGCGCAGGCCGCCGGCGTGTCGCCGGTGCCGCCCGCGCTCGCCGTCGCGCTGATGTCGAGCATGGGCTTCATGCTGCCCGTCTCGACGCCGCCCAACGCGATCGTCTACGGCTCGGGCTGCATCCCGATCCTCGCGATGGCGCGCAACGGCCTCGTGCTCGACCTCGCGAGCGCGCTGCTCGTGCCGGCGATGGTGCTGGCCTCGTGCCGGCTGCTCGGCTTCGATTGA
- a CDS encoding ATP-dependent Clp protease adaptor ClpS, which produces MPEAPKGPAGPADTPLREREVATRTRPKLERPARFKVLLFNDDYTPMEFVVNLLEQVFRKSPAEATQLMLTIHRSGMGVAGVYVLEVAETKVAMVHQLAEERGFPLRAGVEKE; this is translated from the coding sequence ATGCCCGAAGCCCCGAAGGGCCCCGCAGGGCCGGCCGACACCCCGCTCCGCGAGCGCGAGGTGGCGACGCGCACGCGGCCGAAGCTCGAGCGGCCCGCGCGCTTCAAGGTGCTGCTCTTCAACGACGACTACACGCCGATGGAGTTCGTCGTGAACCTGCTCGAGCAGGTGTTCCGCAAGAGCCCGGCGGAGGCGACCCAGCTCATGCTGACGATCCACCGCTCCGGGATGGGCGTCGCGGGGGTCTACGTGCTCGAGGTGGCCGAGACCAAGGTGGCGATGGTGCACCAGCTCGCCGAGGAGCGCGGCTTCCCGCTGCGCGCCGGGGTCGAGAAGGAGTAG
- a CDS encoding methyltransferase domain-containing protein: protein MTTPRPLDPDALKAYAKRLFGHLEGAMTSAMVYLGDHLGLYRALAGAGALDASALAARTGLHERWLREWLQQQGAAGLLRYHGEGRFELPAEGEAVLANEAHPACGIGFFAQLPALMAVAERLPEAFRTGVGLPYDAFGPEGAAGIERGLAPWFRALLVPFALPRVPGAQALLEQGARAADVGCGAGVAVLELARAFPRSEFHGYDISQHALGRAESNRRAAGLANARFHDALVDPLPEDGSFRFLTTFDCLHDMTDPAGMARRIRRALADDGLWLIADIKAHESYERNVEKNPMAAMMYGTSVLSCMSSALSEPGGAGLGTLGLHAGLLERIVREAGFTRLASLDLGHPVNAFYLVQP, encoded by the coding sequence ATGACCACCCCGCGACCGCTCGACCCCGACGCCCTCAAGGCCTACGCGAAGCGCCTCTTCGGCCACCTCGAGGGCGCCATGACCTCCGCGATGGTGTACCTCGGCGACCACCTCGGGCTGTATCGCGCGCTCGCCGGCGCCGGCGCGCTCGACGCTTCCGCGCTCGCCGCGCGCACGGGGCTGCACGAGCGCTGGCTGCGCGAGTGGCTCCAGCAGCAGGGGGCGGCGGGCCTCCTCCGCTACCACGGCGAGGGCCGCTTCGAGCTCCCGGCGGAGGGCGAGGCGGTGCTCGCGAACGAGGCGCACCCGGCCTGCGGGATCGGCTTCTTCGCGCAGCTCCCCGCGCTGATGGCGGTGGCCGAGCGCCTTCCGGAGGCGTTCCGCACCGGTGTCGGCCTGCCCTACGACGCCTTCGGGCCCGAGGGCGCCGCCGGCATCGAGCGCGGCCTGGCCCCCTGGTTCCGCGCGCTGCTCGTGCCCTTCGCGCTGCCGCGCGTCCCCGGCGCCCAGGCCCTCCTCGAGCAGGGCGCGCGCGCCGCCGACGTGGGCTGCGGCGCCGGCGTCGCCGTGCTCGAGCTGGCGCGGGCCTTCCCGCGCTCGGAGTTCCACGGCTACGACATCTCGCAGCACGCGCTGGGGCGCGCCGAGTCGAACCGCCGCGCCGCCGGCCTCGCCAACGCGCGCTTCCACGACGCCCTCGTCGACCCGCTGCCCGAGGACGGCTCGTTCCGCTTCCTCACCACCTTCGACTGCCTGCACGACATGACCGACCCGGCCGGGATGGCCCGCCGCATCCGGCGCGCGCTCGCCGACGACGGCCTGTGGCTGATCGCCGACATCAAGGCCCACGAGAGCTACGAGCGCAACGTCGAGAAGAACCCGATGGCGGCGATGATGTACGGCACCTCGGTGCTGAGCTGCATGTCCTCGGCGCTCTCGGAGCCGGGCGGCGCCGGGCTCGGCACGCTCGGCCTGCACGCGGGCCTGCTCGAGCGGATCGTGCGCGAGGCGGGCTTCACGCGCCTCGCGAGCCTCGACCTCGGCCACCCGGTGAACGCCTTCTACCTGGTCCAGCCTTGA
- a CDS encoding GNAT family N-acetyltransferase — MAEIELAEGVRAIAREEWNALVGGDSPFLEWEWLASLEESGAVGAEAGWLPRPLVARAGGRLVAACPLYLKAHSEGEFVFDHGWADAAERAGIRYYPKLLVGVPFTPVSGARLLVAAGADRGAWLARLAAALRELGESNGLSGAHVNFCREDELAALVAAGWLPRLGLQYHWLRRDWSCFEDYLGGLRHKRRKEVRRELRAVAEAGLTIETRSGAAIPDAWFAPMWRFYRATVDTNPWGRRYLNPRFFELVRERFRERLCFVMALRDGVPVAGAFNVQKGDALYGRYWGADDYVKHLHFAVCYYAGIEHCLREGLARFEPGAGGPYKQVRGFDAQPTRSAHWLADGRLRDAVARYLADERAETREAIERLRERSALKPEAC; from the coding sequence GTGGCGGAGATCGAGCTGGCCGAGGGTGTGCGCGCGATCGCGCGCGAGGAGTGGAACGCGCTGGTCGGCGGGGATTCGCCGTTCCTCGAATGGGAGTGGCTGGCCTCGCTCGAGGAGTCGGGCGCCGTCGGGGCGGAGGCCGGCTGGCTGCCGCGCCCGCTCGTGGCACGCGCGGGCGGGCGGCTCGTCGCGGCCTGCCCGCTCTACCTGAAGGCGCACAGCGAGGGCGAGTTCGTCTTCGACCACGGCTGGGCCGATGCCGCCGAGCGCGCGGGCATCCGCTACTACCCGAAGCTGCTGGTGGGCGTCCCGTTCACGCCGGTCAGCGGCGCGCGCCTGCTCGTCGCGGCGGGCGCCGATCGCGGCGCGTGGCTGGCGCGGCTCGCCGCGGCGCTGCGCGAGCTCGGCGAGAGCAACGGCCTCTCGGGCGCCCACGTGAACTTCTGCCGCGAGGACGAGCTCGCGGCCCTCGTCGCCGCCGGCTGGCTGCCCCGCCTGGGCCTCCAGTACCACTGGCTGCGCCGCGACTGGAGCTGCTTCGAGGACTACCTCGGCGGGCTGCGCCACAAGCGCCGCAAGGAGGTCCGGCGCGAGCTGCGCGCCGTCGCCGAGGCGGGGCTCACGATCGAGACCCGCAGCGGCGCCGCCATCCCCGACGCCTGGTTCGCCCCGATGTGGCGCTTCTACCGGGCCACGGTCGACACCAACCCGTGGGGGCGCCGCTACCTGAACCCGCGCTTCTTCGAGCTCGTGCGCGAGCGCTTCCGCGAGCGGCTGTGCTTCGTGATGGCGCTGCGCGACGGCGTGCCGGTGGCGGGCGCCTTCAACGTGCAGAAGGGCGATGCGCTCTACGGCCGCTACTGGGGCGCCGACGACTACGTGAAGCACCTGCACTTCGCGGTCTGCTACTACGCGGGCATCGAGCACTGCCTGCGCGAGGGCCTCGCGCGCTTCGAGCCCGGCGCCGGCGGCCCCTACAAGCAGGTGCGCGGCTTCGACGCGCAGCCGACGCGCAGCGCCCACTGGCTCGCCGACGGGCGCCTGCGCGACGCCGTCGCGCGCTACCTGGCGGACGAGCGTGCCGAGACCCGCGAGGCGATCGAGCGGCTGCGCGAGCGCTCGGCCCTCAAGCCCGAGGCCTGCTGA
- a CDS encoding metal-sensitive transcriptional regulator, whose protein sequence is MKPALRTQVEQRLRRIAGQVAGIQRMVDEDRYCVDVLLQVAAVRAALDGVGKLVLAGHVETCVAGAFAGGSARERKKKMDELLEVFARFGALEAR, encoded by the coding sequence GTGAAGCCCGCGCTCCGCACCCAGGTCGAGCAGCGCCTGCGCCGGATCGCCGGCCAGGTGGCCGGCATCCAGCGCATGGTGGACGAGGACCGCTACTGCGTGGACGTGCTCCTCCAGGTGGCGGCGGTGCGCGCGGCGCTCGACGGGGTGGGCAAGCTGGTGCTCGCGGGCCACGTCGAGACCTGCGTGGCCGGCGCCTTCGCCGGCGGCAGCGCGCGCGAGCGCAAGAAGAAGATGGACGAGCTGCTCGAGGTCTTCGCCCGCTTCGGGGCGCTGGAGGCACGCTAG
- a CDS encoding DCC1-like thiol-disulfide oxidoreductase family protein produces MGAPPAALPADLREHPIVLFDGVCNLCTGAVRFAIARDPAARLRFAPLESPLGRALLARHGLDPGALDTLVLVDGDGAHQRSTAVLRLAAGLRAPWRWLAPALLRIPRPLRDALYDRVARHRDRWFGRRAECLVPTPELRGRFL; encoded by the coding sequence ATGGGCGCGCCGCCGGCCGCCCTCCCCGCCGACCTGCGCGAGCACCCGATCGTGCTCTTCGACGGCGTCTGCAACCTGTGCACGGGCGCCGTGCGCTTCGCGATCGCGCGCGACCCCGCCGCGCGCCTGCGCTTCGCGCCGCTCGAGTCCCCGCTCGGGCGCGCGCTGCTCGCGCGCCACGGGCTCGATCCCGGCGCGCTCGACACCCTCGTGCTCGTGGACGGCGACGGCGCCCACCAGCGCAGCACGGCGGTGCTGCGCCTCGCCGCCGGCCTGCGCGCGCCCTGGCGCTGGCTCGCGCCGGCCCTGCTGCGGATCCCGCGGCCGCTTCGCGACGCCCTATACGACCGGGTCGCGCGCCACCGCGATCGCTGGTTCGGCCGGCGCGCGGAGTGCCTCGTGCCGACCCCGGAGCTTCGCGGGCGCTTCCTCTAG